From one Vibrio palustris genomic stretch:
- a CDS encoding GNAT family N-acetyltransferase yields MEFISNRLIMSKISLIHQSLFHTLHTDPTVISLCFDEPTLAEINAKFESRLKPWDPTSSDWLCLVVTHQCTGEYVGITGFCLKDNIAEVGFMFLPQYQGFGYATESLMALLEYSKQHLGINHYSAVVTEGNVNSERVLVKSGFTLTQIVPDAYEIGGKQYCDHIYHLNNTISL; encoded by the coding sequence ATGGAATTTATCTCTAACCGTCTGATAATGAGCAAAATATCATTAATCCACCAGTCATTGTTTCACACCTTACATACAGATCCCACTGTTATCTCTCTGTGTTTTGATGAACCCACCCTTGCCGAAATTAATGCAAAATTTGAATCTCGTTTAAAACCTTGGGACCCAACTTCTAGTGATTGGCTGTGCCTGGTTGTTACACATCAATGTACAGGCGAGTATGTTGGGATTACGGGGTTCTGCCTTAAAGATAATATCGCGGAAGTTGGGTTTATGTTTTTACCTCAATATCAAGGTTTCGGCTATGCGACTGAATCACTGATGGCATTGCTCGAGTATTCAAAACAGCATTTAGGAATTAACCATTACAGCGCCGTGGTTACTGAGGGAAATGTAAATTCAGAGCGGGTATTAGTGAAAAGTGGTTTTACGTTGACACAAATAGTGCCCGACGCTTATGAAATTGGTGGTAAACAGTATTGTGATCACATTTATCACCTAAATAACACGATTTCATTATAA
- a CDS encoding GNAT family N-acetyltransferase: MISIEQYTNQRKDEVNLLCVKPEQTAFTIGNVGEFISALLPHEHPYLIIRNGSVVGFFLLDLLYTETYGFSEEKVLGIRSLLIDQRFQRQGIANQAIRLLPSYVVTHYPNFTMLQLTVNCRNKAAYECYRQCGFEALEELYRGGPAGPQYIMQRNVAESMRW, from the coding sequence ATGATTTCAATTGAACAGTACACAAATCAAAGGAAAGATGAGGTTAATTTACTGTGTGTTAAGCCGGAACAAACCGCGTTTACGATAGGCAATGTGGGTGAGTTTATTTCTGCGTTACTCCCTCATGAACATCCTTATTTAATTATTCGTAACGGTAGCGTAGTAGGCTTCTTCTTATTGGATTTGTTATATACAGAAACTTATGGTTTTAGCGAGGAAAAAGTATTAGGAATCAGATCCCTACTTATCGATCAGCGTTTTCAAAGACAAGGCATCGCCAACCAAGCTATTCGCTTATTACCGTCCTACGTCGTAACTCATTATCCAAATTTTACTATGCTGCAATTAACGGTGAATTGCCGTAACAAAGCGGCTTACGAGTGCTATCGACAATGTGGGTTTGAGGCGTTAGAAGAATTATATCGAGGCGGCCCAGCTGGTCCGCAGTACATAATGCAGCGCAACGTCGCCGAGTCAATGCGTTGGTAG
- a CDS encoding DUF6434 domain-containing protein: protein MEQVDWHKNHIDDDTVITDSYKTTQNVRRYFKSKFGEQFKFDRNFMQWMKDATGKTMAEACQEWSNRQ, encoded by the coding sequence ATGGAACAAGTTGATTGGCATAAAAATCATATTGATGACGATACCGTTATCACTGATAGTTATAAAACAACGCAAAATGTGCGCCGATACTTTAAGTCCAAGTTCGGTGAACAATTCAAATTCGACCGTAATTTTATGCAATGGATGAAAGACGCGACGGGTAAAACAATGGCAGAGGCTTGTCAAGAATGGTCTAACCGTCAGTAA
- a CDS encoding PhzF family phenazine biosynthesis protein: MNVSLVNAFVANGTGGNPAGVVLHADELTDTQKLHMAQVVGFSETAFVSQGEDADFNVSFFTPTGEVDFCGHATLATFSLLYQKGVIEAGDYTQKTKAGVLGVRIEPNGYVVMNQRLPEFIQTFDYAAVAELLGMETEYLSTTHLPIEAVSTGLADVIVPVPAGSLDQLNIDQERLYQFSQEHNVVGIHAFELNSQGSQITASCRNFAPLFGIPEESATGSASGALASYLTKYHVVETGIELHESRTHHFVFEQGRAMNCCSQLTASVELQSGVITSVMVGGIAQEFGQKTVPI; encoded by the coding sequence ATGAATGTTAGTTTGGTAAACGCTTTTGTGGCGAATGGCACGGGTGGTAATCCGGCTGGCGTTGTTTTACATGCGGACGAGCTCACCGATACGCAAAAATTACACATGGCGCAAGTTGTCGGGTTTTCGGAGACGGCGTTTGTGTCTCAAGGAGAGGACGCTGATTTTAACGTGTCGTTTTTCACACCAACCGGTGAGGTGGATTTTTGTGGGCACGCCACGTTAGCAACTTTTTCTCTTTTGTATCAAAAAGGCGTAATAGAGGCTGGGGACTATACGCAAAAAACCAAAGCAGGAGTGTTGGGCGTTCGTATTGAACCAAATGGTTATGTTGTAATGAATCAGCGGCTTCCTGAATTTATTCAAACGTTTGATTACGCGGCGGTCGCTGAGTTGTTGGGGATGGAAACAGAGTACTTGTCAACGACCCACTTACCGATTGAGGCGGTCTCGACGGGATTAGCCGATGTCATAGTGCCCGTACCCGCAGGATCACTTGATCAGCTGAATATCGATCAAGAGCGACTTTATCAATTTTCTCAAGAGCATAATGTGGTTGGTATCCATGCATTTGAACTTAATAGTCAGGGCAGTCAAATTACGGCCAGTTGTCGTAACTTTGCTCCGTTATTTGGCATTCCAGAAGAGTCCGCAACGGGGAGTGCAAGTGGCGCGCTTGCAAGTTATTTAACCAAATACCATGTGGTTGAAACGGGTATAGAATTGCACGAATCACGCACTCATCATTTTGTGTTTGAACAAGGTAGAGCCATGAACTGTTGCTCTCAACTGACGGCAAGTGTGGAGTTGCAGAGCGGCGTCATCACCAGTGTGATGGTCGGTGGTATAGCGCAAGAATTTGGTCAAAAAACGGTACCTATATAA
- a CDS encoding VOC family protein: MLDSIHHVAIICSDYPTSKAFYTDVLGLSVMAETYREQRDSYKLDLALPDGSQIELFSFPNPPKRVNNPEAQGLRHLAFAVQCVKSAATELQCHGIEVEDIRVDELTGKRYTFFKDPDGLPLELYEQGIQ, from the coding sequence ATGTTAGACAGTATTCACCATGTCGCGATTATTTGCTCGGATTATCCAACATCCAAAGCCTTTTATACCGACGTGCTTGGTCTTTCGGTAATGGCAGAAACCTATCGCGAACAGCGAGATTCTTATAAACTGGATTTGGCACTGCCGGATGGCAGTCAAATTGAATTGTTTTCTTTTCCTAACCCGCCCAAACGTGTTAATAACCCCGAAGCTCAGGGGTTACGTCATTTGGCCTTTGCCGTGCAGTGCGTAAAGAGCGCCGCTACAGAGTTACAATGTCACGGCATTGAGGTTGAAGATATTCGCGTGGATGAACTGACAGGCAAACGTTATACCTTTTTTAAGGATCCCGATGGATTACCGTTAGAGTTATATGAGCAAGGCATACAATGA
- a CDS encoding pentapeptide repeat-containing protein, protein MTTLENNHQYFDLHIKNKVITQAQYCDIAFEECQFTDCDFSNTVFTHCKFINCSFERCNLSLVDLSHSTLSGIEFCDSKLMGIDWTKARWPMYHLDFELRFIRCILNDASFFGLTLHELVFDECKLHDVDFREGDYAHSTITYCDCRHSLFMRTNLQGVDFTDSTEYFIDVLENNIKHAKFSRYEALSLLEGLGIELVD, encoded by the coding sequence ATGACAACCCTAGAAAATAATCATCAATATTTTGATCTTCATATAAAAAATAAGGTTATTACCCAAGCTCAATACTGTGATATCGCGTTTGAAGAGTGTCAATTTACCGATTGTGATTTTTCCAACACGGTGTTTACACATTGCAAATTTATTAACTGTTCGTTTGAGCGCTGTAACCTAAGTTTGGTGGATCTTTCACACTCGACGCTCTCTGGGATTGAGTTTTGTGACAGTAAGTTAATGGGTATTGATTGGACCAAAGCGCGTTGGCCAATGTATCATCTCGACTTCGAGCTACGTTTTATACGGTGTATTCTCAACGATGCGTCGTTTTTTGGCTTAACACTGCATGAATTGGTTTTTGATGAATGTAAGTTACACGATGTGGATTTTCGTGAAGGAGATTATGCTCATTCAACGATCACGTACTGCGATTGTCGGCATAGCTTATTTATGAGGACTAATTTGCAAGGCGTTGATTTTACCGATTCAACCGAATATTTCATTGATGTTCTAGAAAATAATATTAAACACGCCAAGTTCTCTCGCTATGAAGCACTTAGCCTGTTAGAAGGGCTTGGCATTGAGTTAGTCGATTAA
- a CDS encoding ABC transporter substrate-binding protein, which produces MRVRDVCSFHTIRLLVLSVFLLIFLMSFSLYAQPSSPQLSQPRNVMHAMGTTQITAKKPRIVTLFQGATDSAVALGIRPVGVVDSWSEKPTYQYLRSALKGVAHVGLETQPNLEAIAALHPDLIIGTKVRHEKIYAQLSKIAPTVYTDNVYDFKQTLQLTAQATGRVAEGKQVWQRWQQRVTQFRQQLKQTLPKWPMTASIIDVRADHLRLYLDHSFPGTVLTSIGFQLPKVSSAAGWGIKLKSKESLPTVNADVFFVILHADTPAVEQNYQQWTHHPLWKMLTAPKNDQVSIVNRTDWLFSGGILGANRMLDELADFYQVKPSRLRSSKTSSHQ; this is translated from the coding sequence ATGCGTGTTCGCGATGTTTGTTCCTTTCACACGATACGATTACTCGTCTTGAGTGTGTTTTTGCTCATCTTTCTGATGAGTTTTTCACTCTATGCTCAACCCTCATCACCACAGTTATCCCAACCGCGTAATGTAATGCATGCCATGGGAACGACTCAAATAACCGCAAAAAAGCCGCGTATCGTGACCTTGTTTCAAGGCGCAACGGATTCAGCGGTTGCCTTGGGGATTCGCCCTGTCGGTGTGGTTGATTCATGGAGTGAAAAACCCACCTACCAGTATTTACGCTCTGCACTGAAAGGTGTCGCCCACGTCGGGTTAGAAACGCAGCCCAATTTAGAAGCAATTGCAGCGCTACATCCCGATCTCATTATTGGTACAAAAGTTCGCCATGAAAAAATTTATGCCCAGCTGTCGAAAATCGCGCCGACGGTGTATACCGACAATGTGTATGACTTCAAACAGACCCTGCAACTTACTGCGCAAGCGACAGGACGTGTGGCAGAAGGTAAGCAAGTGTGGCAACGTTGGCAGCAGCGTGTTACACAGTTTCGTCAACAATTAAAGCAGACACTACCCAAATGGCCGATGACAGCGTCTATCATCGATGTGCGAGCAGATCACCTGCGCTTGTATCTGGATCACAGTTTCCCAGGAACGGTATTAACGTCGATTGGCTTTCAATTGCCTAAAGTATCGAGTGCCGCGGGGTGGGGTATCAAGCTCAAATCAAAAGAATCGTTGCCAACGGTGAATGCAGATGTGTTTTTTGTTATTTTGCATGCTGATACCCCGGCGGTGGAACAAAATTATCAGCAATGGACCCACCATCCACTGTGGAAAATGCTGACGGCTCCTAAGAATGATCAAGTTTCAATAGTCAATCGCACGGATTGGTTATTTTCCGGAGGGATCTTAGGTGCTAACCGTATGTTAGATGAACTGGCTGATTTTTATCAGGTTAAGCCTTCTCGGCTTCGGTCTTCTAAGACTAGCTCTCACCAATAA
- a CDS encoding FecCD family ABC transporter permease: MMLSIPQVRHPLILVLFSTLLLIFACFASLAFGQYSIPLTHVWKGLWSTDSNSIEHVILTTTRLSRCVVACAVGSGLAVAGVLMQSLTRNPLASPAVFGVNGGAVFFIVLFTEFFGVGSISDTIWIAFAGAAVAGMLVYGLGSMGRDGLSPVRVILAGAAISALFMSFTQGLLVIGQEGIDSVLFWVAGSVSGRELTTVLPVIPYIVVAIFVAVCLSSHINILLSGDDIAIGLGQNTALLKVALSVLIITLAGACVSIAGSIGFIGLIVPHMVRALVGNNHKWLLILSAIWGAVILLLADIASRLVLAPQEIPIGAMTALFGAPLFIYLARKGSAHE, encoded by the coding sequence ATGATGTTATCAATCCCTCAGGTTCGTCACCCGCTCATACTGGTGCTGTTTTCTACGTTATTGCTTATTTTTGCATGTTTTGCCAGTTTGGCGTTTGGACAATACTCTATTCCTCTCACACATGTCTGGAAGGGGCTGTGGTCAACGGATTCTAACTCCATTGAGCACGTTATTCTTACCACCACGCGTTTATCACGCTGCGTGGTCGCGTGCGCGGTCGGTTCTGGCTTAGCGGTTGCTGGCGTATTAATGCAATCATTGACGCGTAACCCGTTAGCATCGCCGGCGGTGTTTGGCGTCAATGGTGGCGCGGTCTTTTTCATTGTGTTATTTACCGAGTTTTTTGGTGTCGGCTCTATCAGTGATACGATTTGGATAGCGTTTGCTGGAGCTGCGGTTGCCGGCATGCTGGTCTATGGGTTAGGAAGCATGGGGCGCGATGGTTTGTCTCCGGTACGGGTGATTCTTGCTGGTGCTGCTATTTCGGCGTTGTTCATGTCGTTTACACAAGGGTTATTAGTCATTGGACAAGAAGGCATCGACAGTGTGTTATTTTGGGTGGCAGGCTCAGTCTCGGGTCGAGAATTAACCACGGTATTACCAGTGATTCCTTATATTGTGGTCGCTATTTTTGTTGCTGTTTGTCTCTCTTCCCATATTAATATCTTGTTATCGGGCGATGATATTGCCATCGGACTTGGTCAAAATACCGCGCTGTTAAAAGTCGCGCTGAGCGTATTGATTATTACGCTGGCGGGCGCTTGTGTGTCGATTGCCGGAAGCATCGGATTTATTGGGCTAATTGTGCCGCACATGGTTAGAGCATTGGTCGGTAATAATCATAAGTGGTTATTAATACTAAGTGCAATCTGGGGAGCAGTGATACTCTTGCTGGCTGATATTGCAAGTCGGCTAGTATTAGCACCACAAGAAATCCCCATTGGTGCGATGACGGCACTATTTGGTGCTCCTTTATTTATCTATCTAGCCCGTAAAGGGAGTGCCCATGAATAA
- a CDS encoding FecCD family ABC transporter permease, whose translation MNKPPIKRTFLHKQWNIRTRWCSFCLTPRLVGVLMLAVLVTLVVMGLSLSFGTQHIGIRQVASSLAYPDDRDSFVVQTLRLPRMLLAAMVGAALGGSGLVLQSMIRNPLASPDIIGITSGASAAAVGFLAFFQSLLGLAWLPVFAIAGALLASLLIYLLAWRNGVTPMRLVLVGIGVSAVMGAVVTLLIATSSESTSLTAYIWLTGSVYGANWRDVQSLLPWVVVSFALSVFFSRRINALELGDHTAVGLGVPLQWTRVSMLILSVVMAAPAIAYAGAISFVGLIAPHIARRFVDRNFTVLLPLTAAIGACLVMLADIGGRLLFQPLDIPAGVFVSAIGAPFFIYLLYRQRF comes from the coding sequence ATGAATAAACCGCCTATCAAGCGTACTTTTTTGCATAAACAATGGAATATACGTACCCGTTGGTGCTCGTTTTGTTTAACGCCTCGCCTTGTTGGTGTCCTGATGTTGGCTGTGCTCGTTACGCTTGTTGTGATGGGATTGAGTTTGTCGTTTGGTACTCAGCATATTGGTATCCGCCAAGTTGCGTCATCTCTGGCTTATCCTGATGACCGCGATTCTTTTGTGGTTCAAACACTGCGTTTACCTAGGATGCTACTAGCAGCCATGGTGGGAGCCGCTTTAGGTGGTTCGGGACTTGTATTGCAATCGATGATCCGCAATCCTTTGGCTTCGCCTGATATTATTGGTATTACCAGCGGCGCTTCTGCGGCAGCGGTCGGGTTTCTCGCATTTTTTCAATCATTATTGGGACTGGCTTGGTTACCTGTTTTTGCTATTGCCGGAGCATTGCTCGCGAGTCTTTTGATTTATCTATTGGCGTGGCGCAATGGGGTGACGCCCATGCGATTAGTTCTGGTCGGGATCGGTGTGTCGGCCGTCATGGGGGCGGTAGTCACGTTATTAATCGCGACCAGCTCGGAGTCAACCAGTTTAACCGCGTATATTTGGTTAACGGGCAGTGTCTATGGTGCCAATTGGCGTGATGTACAAAGCTTACTGCCATGGGTTGTAGTGAGCTTTGCTTTATCTGTTTTTTTTTCAAGGCGAATCAATGCTTTGGAATTAGGTGATCACACTGCGGTAGGACTTGGTGTACCTTTGCAATGGACACGTGTGTCGATGTTGATATTGAGCGTTGTTATGGCGGCGCCTGCGATCGCTTATGCGGGCGCGATCAGTTTTGTGGGGTTAATCGCGCCACATATTGCAAGGCGTTTTGTGGATAGAAACTTCACGGTATTGCTGCCATTAACGGCAGCAATTGGTGCATGCTTAGTCATGTTGGCCGATATAGGTGGTCGGCTATTATTTCAGCCACTGGATATTCCGGCGGGCGTGTTTGTATCCGCAATAGGTGCACCATTTTTTATTTATTTATTGTACCGACAGCGTTTTTGA
- a CDS encoding ABC transporter ATP-binding protein, with the protein MSAHTDGEVLPISPLRTHNLSLGYSKTTIIKDFTVEILPNQITVLVGGNGCGKSTLLKSLARLLTPLSGDILLNGDNIHQQSSKEVARRLAILPQGPVAPEGLTVEQLVRQGRYPHQNWLQNWRAEDERLVKKALVDTNMLDFAQRTVDSLSGGQRQRAWIAMALAQDTEILLLDEPTTYLDLTHQIEILDLLFDLNQKHHTTILMVLHDLNLACRYAHQMIALKNGTIHCQGKPEEILNHEMVQTVFGMQCYIGQDPLFGTPMCIPYGKGRQLKHDVGREHD; encoded by the coding sequence ATGAGTGCCCATACCGATGGTGAGGTATTGCCTATCTCTCCTTTACGTACCCATAATTTGTCACTTGGGTATAGTAAAACGACGATCATCAAGGATTTTACTGTCGAAATTTTACCTAATCAAATCACTGTATTGGTAGGAGGTAATGGTTGTGGTAAATCAACGCTTTTAAAATCATTAGCCCGATTATTAACGCCACTCTCTGGCGATATCTTGCTCAATGGTGATAACATCCATCAACAATCGAGCAAAGAAGTGGCTCGCCGGCTGGCTATTTTACCGCAAGGGCCGGTCGCGCCAGAAGGACTCACGGTTGAGCAGCTTGTCCGGCAGGGGCGGTATCCTCATCAAAATTGGCTACAAAATTGGCGTGCGGAAGATGAGCGCTTAGTCAAAAAAGCCTTAGTAGATACCAATATGTTAGATTTTGCACAGCGTACGGTAGATTCACTGTCTGGCGGTCAGCGACAGCGCGCCTGGATTGCTATGGCGCTTGCGCAAGACACCGAGATTCTATTACTTGATGAACCCACCACGTATCTCGATCTCACTCATCAGATTGAAATATTAGATCTTTTATTCGATCTTAACCAAAAACATCACACTACGATTTTGATGGTATTGCATGATCTTAATTTAGCGTGTCGTTATGCTCATCAAATGATTGCGTTAAAAAATGGCACCATTCATTGCCAAGGTAAGCCTGAAGAGATTCTTAATCATGAAATGGTGCAAACCGTGTTTGGTATGCAGTGTTATATTGGCCAAGATCCTTTATTTGGCACGCCAATGTGCATACCTTATGGTAAAGGACGCCAGCTTAAGCATGATGTAGGTAGAGAGCATGACTGA
- a CDS encoding IucA/IucC family C-terminal-domain containing protein — translation MTEGHAQAQVSLLDSEWQRLGEFGLVDCSQLSPYSIDTEQLLDDECCLEILTRIQPQLGATDLKVTASLVIKRIAFLTLAPLLSGMAWYDKALDMRIENCVFEYPLIERLWQSRMPLKHCSVHPLGAHTHRVSWREAMLTHVFKGHLSLLVEQFHRLTRVPKAVLWENIAVRIFSIYERRILPILAKHNGADVAQADFAYLIDSDTTGIFGVGHNPITRYYYAIPISETGPTATRVRRTCCYYYKATQPAQYCGTCPLLGKKPSCRS, via the coding sequence ATGACTGAGGGGCATGCTCAAGCACAGGTCAGTTTGCTCGATAGCGAATGGCAACGTTTGGGAGAGTTTGGTCTTGTGGACTGTAGCCAATTGTCACCATACTCTATCGATACGGAGCAGCTACTGGATGATGAGTGCTGTTTAGAGATATTAACGCGTATCCAACCCCAACTTGGCGCAACGGATTTAAAAGTTACCGCCTCACTGGTTATCAAACGCATCGCTTTTCTTACATTAGCTCCCTTGCTCAGTGGGATGGCTTGGTACGATAAAGCCTTGGATATGCGTATTGAGAATTGTGTGTTTGAATATCCGTTAATCGAGCGCCTGTGGCAATCACGTATGCCTCTGAAACATTGCTCGGTTCACCCGCTTGGCGCGCACACGCACAGAGTAAGCTGGCGAGAAGCGATGCTCACTCACGTATTTAAAGGGCATTTATCGTTATTAGTCGAGCAATTTCATCGCTTAACGCGCGTTCCCAAAGCGGTATTGTGGGAAAATATTGCCGTGCGTATTTTTAGTATTTACGAAAGACGTATTTTACCTATCTTAGCTAAACATAATGGGGCGGATGTGGCTCAAGCGGATTTTGCGTATTTAATTGATTCCGATACAACTGGGATCTTTGGTGTAGGTCATAATCCTATCACGCGTTACTACTATGCGATCCCGATAAGTGAAACAGGGCCAACCGCGACCCGTGTAAGGCGAACTTGTTGTTATTATTATAAAGCGACGCAGCCGGCTCAGTATTGCGGTACGTGCCCTCTACTGGGGAAGAAGCCGAGTTGTCGAAGCTAG
- a CDS encoding TonB-dependent receptor — MPLYKNKLIVPLTIFTLSPLYAIAEDVPMDTYVVESSRMNTTRQDSSQVVTVINHKQIQQQLAISSDSSQVLSNLLPAYSPNTQKLNNSSQTFRGRTVLYMIDGVPQSNPLREGSRSAHTIDLSMVERIEVIHGATAIHGMGATGAIINFITQSNDTSEPLKQHVNVQMTMPTNHLNSDSPSYRASYNAKGSKDNWDYLFAITGDAQGIYQDSDGDAIGAATVRGDIMDSKSYDGFMKLGYWFSDSQNLQFSYNRYQLKGDMNYTGVAGDRANGIATSSIKQRPEGKAPFNKVETYNLLYTDTDLSGMTLKAQTFYQRFKGRYGATTSSSFQDPSTSETIYDQSQNESDKIGAKVTLSKQDLFEQPLKVTGGLDLLKDTTSQKLILTDRTYVPETTYYNYAPFVQLEYKPFERLVLQSGARYEHAKLDIPDYQTVAARNGVSVGGGSPTFDKTVFNAGAVFKLTPQVSVFANYSQGFGMPDVGRVLRGVSQSGQTVNSLIDLSPIVTDNYEGGLRFNNDNIHFEISYYESNSKLGSRIVENDGLYTVKRERKEIKGIETSLSYQLNSIHQLETSYSYIEGESDTDGDGDVDTKLTGANIPPNRLRIAWTAQWNDKFSTMLQANHNFDRSFDDEELEFDGYTLVDASMQYQLPVGQLKFSVANLLNEDYFTYYSQSAYKNDDFYFKGRGRTVTLGYGLTF; from the coding sequence ATGCCGCTATATAAAAACAAACTGATTGTCCCACTTACTATTTTCACCCTATCTCCGCTGTATGCTATTGCGGAAGATGTTCCAATGGATACGTATGTCGTTGAGTCAAGTCGAATGAATACCACTCGGCAAGACTCTTCACAAGTCGTTACCGTAATCAACCATAAACAAATTCAGCAACAGTTAGCCATTAGTTCTGATAGTTCTCAAGTATTATCAAATCTGCTACCCGCTTACTCGCCGAATACTCAAAAGCTCAATAATAGTAGCCAAACCTTCCGTGGTCGTACCGTACTTTATATGATTGATGGCGTCCCGCAATCCAATCCACTTCGCGAAGGAAGTCGCTCTGCACATACTATCGACTTATCCATGGTTGAACGCATTGAAGTCATTCATGGTGCTACAGCCATTCATGGTATGGGGGCGACTGGGGCAATTATTAACTTTATTACGCAATCCAATGATACAAGTGAGCCTCTAAAACAGCACGTAAATGTGCAAATGACAATGCCAACCAATCATCTTAATTCAGATTCTCCCTCGTATCGCGCCAGTTATAATGCCAAAGGCTCCAAAGATAATTGGGATTATCTGTTTGCGATTACAGGCGATGCACAAGGTATTTATCAAGATAGCGACGGCGACGCTATCGGTGCGGCAACCGTACGTGGCGATATTATGGATTCAAAAAGCTATGATGGCTTTATGAAGTTAGGATATTGGTTTAGCGATAGTCAAAATTTGCAGTTCTCCTACAACCGCTACCAACTAAAAGGAGATATGAATTACACTGGCGTAGCGGGTGATCGCGCCAATGGGATCGCCACCTCTTCAATCAAACAGCGCCCGGAAGGGAAAGCTCCCTTTAATAAAGTCGAAACCTATAACTTACTTTATACGGATACCGACTTATCAGGTATGACGTTAAAAGCTCAAACGTTTTATCAACGCTTTAAAGGGCGTTACGGTGCGACGACATCGTCAAGTTTCCAAGACCCATCCACTTCAGAAACCATTTATGATCAATCGCAAAATGAATCAGATAAAATAGGGGCGAAAGTCACGCTATCAAAACAAGATCTGTTTGAACAGCCACTCAAAGTCACTGGAGGGCTCGATTTACTCAAAGATACCACCAGCCAAAAATTGATCTTAACGGATCGCACTTATGTGCCAGAAACCACATACTACAATTATGCACCGTTCGTACAACTGGAATACAAACCATTTGAACGCTTGGTATTGCAGTCTGGTGCGCGTTATGAACATGCTAAACTCGATATCCCTGATTACCAAACCGTGGCAGCGCGAAACGGTGTGTCCGTCGGTGGTGGCTCACCAACCTTTGATAAAACAGTGTTTAATGCTGGTGCAGTATTCAAACTTACGCCTCAAGTCAGTGTCTTTGCTAACTATTCGCAAGGGTTTGGAATGCCCGATGTCGGCCGAGTATTACGTGGGGTCAGTCAAAGCGGACAAACAGTGAACAGCCTGATCGATCTCTCGCCTATCGTCACCGATAACTATGAAGGTGGTTTGCGCTTTAATAATGATAATATTCATTTTGAAATCAGTTATTACGAATCCAACTCTAAGCTTGGCAGCCGTATCGTGGAAAATGATGGTTTGTATACTGTTAAACGCGAACGTAAGGAAATCAAAGGAATAGAAACCTCATTGAGTTATCAACTAAATTCAATCCATCAATTAGAAACTAGCTATTCTTATATTGAAGGGGAATCTGATACCGATGGTGATGGTGATGTTGATACCAAACTCACTGGTGCGAATATCCCACCAAACCGTTTACGTATTGCATGGACAGCGCAATGGAATGACAAATTTTCCACAATGCTCCAAGCCAATCATAACTTTGACCGCTCATTTGATGATGAAGAGTTAGAATTTGATGGCTACACCTTAGTTGATGCATCAATGCAGTATCAATTGCCGGTTGGCCAGTTGAAGTTCTCTGTCGCCAATTTATTGAACGAGGATTACTTTACGTATTACTCGCAAAGCGCTTATAAAAATGATGATTTTTACTTCAAAGGTCGTGGACGTACTGTCACATTGGGTTATGGGTTAACGTTCTAA